The Siniperca chuatsi isolate FFG_IHB_CAS linkage group LG12, ASM2008510v1, whole genome shotgun sequence genome has a segment encoding these proteins:
- the LOC122885747 gene encoding acyl-CoA-binding protein-like isoform X1 has product MADLQAKFDTAAAEVKQLKAKPTDEEMLQVYSLFKQASVGDVNTGRPGMFDFAGKAKWDAWEKQKGKSKEDAMNEYINRVEQLKQKYGF; this is encoded by the exons ATGGCTGATCTCCAG gCTAAATTTgatacagcagcagctgaggtgAAGCAGCTTAAGGCGAAGCCTACAGATGAAGAGATGCTGCAGGTTTACTCCCTGTTCAAGCAGGCCTCCGTGGGTGATGTTAACACAG GTCGCCCTGGGATGTTTGATTTCGCTGGGAAAGCTAAATGGGATGCCTGGGAAAAGCAGAAAG GCAAGAGCAAAGAAGATGCCATGAACGAGTACATCAACCGGGTGGAGCAGCTGAAGCAGAAGTATGGATTCTAA
- the LOC122885747 gene encoding acyl-CoA-binding protein-like isoform X2: MLQVYSLFKQASVGDVNTGRPGMFDFAGKAKWDAWEKQKGKSKEDAMNEYINRVEQLKQKYGF; the protein is encoded by the exons ATGCTGCAGGTTTACTCCCTGTTCAAGCAGGCCTCCGTGGGTGATGTTAACACAG GTCGCCCTGGGATGTTTGATTTCGCTGGGAAAGCTAAATGGGATGCCTGGGAAAAGCAGAAAG GCAAGAGCAAAGAAGATGCCATGAACGAGTACATCAACCGGGTGGAGCAGCTGAAGCAGAAGTATGGATTCTAA